The following coding sequences lie in one bacterium genomic window:
- a CDS encoding PIG-L family deacetylase — protein sequence MARRIGAMIVAPHPDDEVLWAYHFLTCTHYGERRVVLLSNGGRTDAPEISKEIWKALGVEGRAEHFVDRRFYESIEELHMLLQSEVERYRPSRLIYPGPSTHQDHRVVQDICRSFLRPGFEFIRVAYEYGYWTTNGGDGMTCVGEIDSVEGKMRVAGKYGLGPVQIEALRRIAEYHGGEPYRIAKAVLAWG from the coding sequence ATGGCAAGGCGGATCGGGGCGATGATCGTGGCTCCGCACCCGGACGATGAGGTGCTTTGGGCGTATCACTTCTTGACCTGTACCCACTACGGAGAAAGGCGCGTTGTCCTTCTCTCGAACGGAGGGAGGACAGACGCTCCCGAGATCAGCAAGGAGATTTGGAAGGCGCTCGGAGTGGAGGGGCGCGCAGAGCATTTCGTTGATCGCCGATTCTACGAGAGCATCGAGGAGTTGCACATGCTCTTGCAGTCGGAGGTCGAGCGCTACCGACCGTCTCGACTGATCTACCCCGGGCCGAGCACCCATCAAGACCACCGCGTTGTGCAGGACATCTGCCGATCCTTCCTACGGCCCGGCTTCGAGTTCATCCGCGTCGCGTATGAGTACGGATACTGGACGACCAACGGCGGAGACGGTATGACGTGTGTCGGGGAGATCGACTCCGTTGAAGGGAAAATGAGAGTCGCGGGGAAGTATGGCTTGGGGCCGGTACAGATCGAAGCGCTGAGAAGGATCGCTGAGTACCACGGCGGGGAGCCGTACCGAATCGCGAAGGCGGTGTTGGCATGGGGATAG
- a CDS encoding ParB N-terminal domain-containing protein, with product MARKKAETAETQEARPGEGKSIAIKCKGAARIPLARLNAFQATLKQISGDNIERLKASILKYGFSAPIFIWRDQHGKVYIMDGHSRMKALIELEKEGYTVPPLPVDVIEARTRKEAKQKLLLIVSAYGRITEGGVIDFVGESEIDLSDLDGLINLPDVNVQKILREAEKDAKNVPEVPDVEFEDTSLLANRIIVVFSTEKQRVLLSRLLGVTVDGKVVVFEFKNCPGLVRALEAEKKAKAAKPAKAKAE from the coding sequence ATGGCACGAAAGAAGGCGGAGACGGCGGAGACACAAGAGGCGAGGCCCGGCGAGGGAAAGAGCATCGCGATCAAGTGCAAGGGGGCGGCGCGAATCCCGCTGGCGAGGCTCAACGCATTCCAGGCGACGCTGAAACAGATCAGCGGGGACAACATCGAGCGGCTCAAGGCGAGCATCCTCAAGTACGGATTCAGCGCTCCGATCTTCATCTGGCGCGATCAGCACGGAAAGGTCTACATCATGGACGGCCATTCGCGGATGAAGGCGCTGATCGAGTTGGAGAAGGAGGGGTACACGGTTCCTCCGCTGCCCGTGGACGTGATCGAGGCGAGGACGCGCAAGGAGGCCAAGCAGAAGCTCCTCCTGATCGTGAGCGCGTACGGGCGGATCACCGAAGGCGGCGTGATTGATTTCGTCGGGGAGAGCGAGATTGACCTGAGCGATCTGGACGGGCTGATCAATCTCCCGGACGTGAACGTGCAGAAGATACTCCGCGAGGCGGAGAAGGATGCAAAGAACGTTCCCGAGGTTCCTGACGTGGAGTTTGAGGACACCTCGCTGCTCGCCAACCGCATCATCGTCGTGTTCTCCACGGAGAAGCAGCGCGTGCTCCTCTCGCGGCTCCTTGGGGTGACGGTGGACGGGAAGGTGGTCGTGTTCGAGTTCAAGAACTGCCCCGGCCTCGTAAGGGCGCTCGAAGCGGAGAAGAAAGCGAAGGCGGCGAAACCAGCGAAGGCGAAAGCAGAGTGA
- a CDS encoding transglycosylase SLT domain-containing protein, producing MKTMDLPDDIQQKMREASREGERERGERRRSSLKHLAYTALIVVLLGLVLALGAVLFGSGIAFGNGTETTVRMNVSGMVVNEEALRLIGSGQTESLFAFYDRQTRDRSKTVLVIAAALTQRIPLNGFFALGCEESDFTSRARNVNTDGSIDVGDYQLNTRSFPGYSVAELAEPALNISLSAQKLSADSRRLGKWLKALLVYNCGRWYGDVKQITMEHFIRILETEAELDAGFAEVVLSEEGSP from the coding sequence ATGAAGACGATGGACTTGCCCGATGACATCCAACAGAAGATGCGAGAGGCATCCCGAGAAGGGGAGCGCGAGAGAGGGGAGCGGCGGAGGTCGAGCTTGAAGCACCTCGCGTACACCGCGCTCATCGTGGTACTACTCGGGTTGGTGTTGGCGCTCGGGGCGGTGCTGTTCGGATCCGGTATCGCGTTCGGGAACGGAACGGAAACGACCGTCCGAATGAACGTGAGCGGGATGGTGGTCAACGAGGAGGCGCTGCGATTGATCGGGAGCGGTCAAACGGAGAGCCTCTTTGCTTTCTATGACCGACAGACGCGCGACCGAAGCAAGACGGTGCTGGTGATCGCGGCGGCGTTGACGCAGAGGATTCCGCTGAACGGGTTTTTCGCGCTCGGGTGCGAGGAGAGCGATTTCACCTCCCGCGCTCGGAACGTGAACACGGACGGCTCGATTGACGTTGGCGACTATCAGTTGAACACGCGGAGCTTTCCGGGCTACAGCGTCGCCGAGCTTGCGGAGCCAGCGCTCAACATATCGCTCTCGGCTCAGAAGCTCTCTGCGGATTCGCGGCGGCTCGGCAAGTGGCTCAAGGCTCTGCTCGTGTACAACTGCGGCAGATGGTACGGTGACGTGAAGCAGATCACAATGGAGCACTTCATCCGCATACTCGAAACGGAAGCGGAACTGGATGCGGGATTCGCGGAGGTCGTGCTCTCCGAGGAGGGATCGCCATGA
- a CDS encoding phage portal protein, with amino-acid sequence MFEGLKARRARALWEVEQIESQRKVLRVLEGALHEAYDPRDKLKDPDEDRWQKIGGSSDLKALDSADHGTMRTQAVNFFYRNPHARGIVRLFEKYIAGRGFNISPKAKLRRVADYWKAFWRKNGMDRRRREIVRRTVRDGEVFLRYFKDKDGVPIVRFMNPDLVAEPDATTAKNAGAVGNVSCGVETDNDDVETVLAYWYKGKRIPAEEVQHEKILVDSDVKRGRSILEIDMPDFTYYRSWLQNRMTLAKLRTAIGLVKNVDGTPTQVANIASATKTASKVNPDGSYMQKLMDGVNILTASRGVKYEFLTPNLQASDAQNDGRSVLLSISAGVGLPEFMVTADASNANYASTLVAESPGVMEFYDWQDFFRGAFERMYERVIKYGMTIGEIPEYEIVQETIPVGSMLTSLEAREAARMAVKRLREAAEADGEPAVDEPLDGEPTTVETRRPVSTECDVTFPEITHHDVKTESEALHIQKANDWVSDETARTKLGYDNETEKQRIQQEREEMDLTTGEEGQGDEDLLKSREAEKQMNTDLEGEEQ; translated from the coding sequence ATGTTCGAGGGATTGAAAGCGAGGCGAGCGCGGGCGCTGTGGGAGGTCGAGCAGATCGAGAGCCAGCGCAAGGTCTTGAGGGTGCTCGAAGGCGCGTTGCACGAAGCGTATGACCCGCGCGACAAGCTCAAAGACCCTGACGAGGATCGGTGGCAGAAGATCGGGGGGAGTTCCGATCTGAAAGCGCTCGACTCCGCTGACCACGGAACGATGCGCACACAGGCCGTCAACTTTTTCTATCGCAACCCTCACGCTCGCGGCATCGTGCGACTCTTCGAGAAGTACATCGCCGGTCGAGGTTTCAACATTTCCCCCAAGGCCAAGCTCCGACGGGTGGCCGACTATTGGAAAGCGTTCTGGCGCAAGAACGGGATGGACCGGAGGCGGAGGGAGATTGTCCGTCGCACGGTCAGGGACGGTGAGGTGTTCCTCCGATACTTCAAGGACAAGGACGGGGTGCCCATCGTGCGCTTCATGAATCCCGATCTGGTGGCGGAGCCGGACGCGACCACGGCCAAGAACGCGGGAGCCGTGGGGAACGTGTCGTGCGGAGTCGAGACGGACAACGACGATGTCGAGACGGTGCTTGCGTATTGGTATAAGGGGAAGCGCATACCGGCCGAAGAGGTCCAGCATGAAAAGATACTCGTGGACAGCGACGTGAAGCGCGGGCGGTCGATACTCGAAATCGACATGCCCGATTTCACATACTACCGATCTTGGCTACAGAACCGCATGACCCTCGCGAAGCTCCGCACGGCAATCGGGCTGGTGAAGAACGTCGATGGGACTCCAACACAGGTCGCCAACATCGCTTCCGCAACCAAGACGGCCAGCAAGGTCAACCCCGATGGCTCCTACATGCAGAAGCTCATGGACGGGGTGAACATCCTGACCGCGAGCCGAGGGGTCAAGTACGAGTTCCTCACGCCGAATCTCCAAGCATCGGACGCGCAGAATGATGGGCGGTCTGTGCTGCTCTCGATCAGCGCTGGCGTCGGGCTTCCCGAGTTTATGGTGACTGCCGACGCGAGCAACGCCAACTATGCCTCGACGCTGGTGGCCGAGTCGCCGGGCGTCATGGAGTTCTACGATTGGCAGGACTTCTTCAGGGGCGCGTTCGAGCGGATGTATGAGCGCGTGATCAAGTACGGCATGACTATCGGCGAGATTCCCGAGTACGAGATTGTGCAAGAGACGATTCCCGTTGGCTCGATGCTCACCTCGCTCGAAGCTCGGGAGGCGGCGCGCATGGCGGTCAAGAGACTCCGCGAAGCGGCAGAGGCTGACGGAGAGCCTGCGGTTGATGAGCCTCTCGACGGAGAGCCGACCACCGTGGAGACGCGGAGGCCGGTGTCCACGGAGTGTGATGTTACGTTCCCCGAGATCACTCACCATGACGTGAAGACGGAAAGCGAAGCGTTGCATATTCAGAAAGCGAACGATTGGGTGAGCGATGAGACGGCCAGAACCAAGCTCGGGTACGACAACGAGACCGAAAAGCAGCGCATCCAGCAGGAGCGCGAGGAGATGGACTTGACGACCGGCGAGGAAGGGCAGGGCGATGAGGACTTGCTCAAGAGTCGCGAGGCCGAGAAGCAGATGAATACCGATTTGGAGGGCGAGGAGCAGTGA